A part of Canis lupus familiaris isolate Mischka breed German Shepherd chromosome 4, alternate assembly UU_Cfam_GSD_1.0, whole genome shotgun sequence genomic DNA contains:
- the LOC488981 gene encoding 40S ribosomal protein S15a-like produces MNVLAAALKSINNAEKRGKRQVLIRSCSKVIVRFLTVRMKHGYIGDFEIIDDHRAGKIVVNLTGRLNKCGVISPRFDVQLKDPEKWQNNLLPSHQFGFIVLTPSAGIMDHREAR; encoded by the coding sequence ATGAACGTCCTGGCAGCTGCTCTCAAAAGCATTAACAATGCTGAAAAGAGAGGCAAACGCCAGGTTCTTATCAGGTCATGCTCCAAAGTCATCGTCCGATTTCTCACTGTGAGGATGAAACATGGTTACATTGGCGACTTTGAAATCATCGATGATCACAGAGCTGGGAAAATTGTTGTGAACCTCACAGGCAGGTTAAACAAGTGTGGAGTGATCAGCCCCAGATTTGATGTACAACTGAAAGATCcagaaaaatggcagaataaTTTGCTCCCATCCCATCAGTTTGGTTTCATTGTACTGACACCCTCAGCTGGCATCATGGACCATAGAGAAGCAAGATGA